In one Leishmania panamensis strain MHOM/PA/94/PSC-1 chromosome 14 sequence genomic region, the following are encoded:
- a CDS encoding cation/H+ antiporter, putative (TriTrypDB/GeneDB-style sysID: LpmP.14.0950) produces the protein MSSRDTHEGSAARSLPQHEGGAASHDSNPVVPSLSHLSHPYADGDGGSVFADPRSTSLGGESHQSEMVADPLVPEKTGISATVLSAQPADRSCRPFSPLFRHTPCGFGNVKWKASEDSHHDLTVPPSNVRVADCSQPRTPESMGRYRHHNSSSGSLSTSLCYSDSFVNQTYIKDLPPHLLPLAHEIHNLGEKDLVYIADVTHTMANRDLYSLLPYTGSNWFLPLIRECDEGEKHWEMRYCWKEGLIVSIGGRRLSIRALNIFIRICFLVLIWFLLWNMLPRWLVEPGGYVWDPAVLVVVSAIVGGLICRVLQLPPLVGVLWVGIMWNNIPTLKYLTHGIVKEVYDICSKLGLTVILARAGYKLAVKDIIPHWKQTALLATMPFVFEGISHSLIANKIFNYNNNYNWAFLQGMLCSIVSPAVVVPGSLYLQDMGYGCGVGPLSLMLSAVGIEIVIGVWCANFIIGLIFNDQKLAVAIVLGPVQFIGGIAIGIGLGILFFYVVELIKLEAHRLPNGKYTRAHLNSCMDFAFTIFLLGCYAMVFFGYKMNLAGGGCVMCVFFSATVAHMWSRTRRMEHEDHKKYVATWLAMSWNQVMMPVLFATMGAKIDVKAIFNSSFFPRAIICMACSTVVRFIVTFAIQIGSGMPWKEKLLVCVGYLGKASAQASVGPIAANLVANMIAALPEGEKHSLDTMAEYANNVQQISAMYVMFMSVVASFGLVRGGQLVLKREQTPEKRKGCRVSGSSSSGDAATSAMAVAEMVPTVAETGQPAYPLPTAQQQTNTSRQ, from the coding sequence ATGTCCTCACGTGACACTCATGAGGGGTCTGCGGCCAGATCGCTGCCGCAACATGAAGGCGGCGCGGCCAGTCACGACAGCAATCCTGTTGTGCCGTCTTTGAGCCACCTCTCTCACCCCTACgcggacggcgacggcggctccGTCTTCGCAGAcccgcgcagcacctccctAGGCGGGGAGTCGCACCAAAGCGAGATGGTGGCCGACCCGCTTGTACCAGAGAAGACCGGTATCTCCGCGACCGTCCTGTCAGCGCAGCCTGCCGACCGCAGCTGCCGGCCCTTCTCCCCATTGTTCCGCCACACTCCTTGTGGCTTCGGCAATGTGAAGTGGAAAGCCTCCGAGGACAGCCACCACGACTTGACCGTGCCACCGTCTAACGTCAGAGTCGCTGACTGCTCACAGCCGCGGACACCGGAGAGCATGGGACGCTATCGCCACCACAACTCCTCATCTGGGAGCCTCAGTACCTCCTTGTGCTACTCGGACTCCTTCGTGAACCAGACGTACATCAAGGACCTGCCGCCGCACTTGTTGCCGCTGGCGCACGAGATCCATAATCTAGGTGAAAAAGACCTCGTGTACATCGCGGACGTCACGCATACAATGGCAAACCGAGACTTGTATTCTCTACTGCCCTACACAGGCAGCAACTGGTTCCTGCCGTTGATCCGCGAGTGCGACGAGGGTGAGAAGCACTGGGAGATGCGCTACTGTTGGAAGGAGGGGCTCATCGTCTCGATCGGCGGACGCCGGTTGTCCATCCGCGCGTTGAACATATTCATTCGCATCTGCTTTCTGGTGCTGATATGGTTCCTACTGTGGAACATGCTCCCCCGCTGGCTCGTGGAGCCGGGCGGCTACGTCTGGGATCCGGCGGTGCTCGTGGTCGTGTCCGCCATCGTTGGCGGTCTCATTTGCCGTGTCCTGCAGCTACCGCCACTCGTTGGTGTGCTGTGGGTGGGGATCATGTGGAACAACATCCCCACGCTCAAGTACCTGACGCACGGCATCGTGAAGGAGGTGTACGACATCTGCTCGAAGCTCGGGCTCACAGTGATTCTCGCCCGTGCCGGCTACAAGCTCGCCGTTAAGGATATCATACCACACTGGAAACaaacggcgctgctggccacGATGCCGTTCGTGTTTGAGGGCATCTCGCATAGCCTCATCGCGAATAAGATCTTTAACTACAACAACAACTACAACTGGGCGTTCCTGCAAGGCATGCTGTGCAGCATCGTGTCGCCGGCCGTTGTCGTGCCAGGTAGCTTGTACCTGCAGGACATGGGCTACGGCTGCGGTGTGGGCCCGTTGTCGCTCATGCTCTCGGCGGTGGGTATTGAGATCGTGATCGGTGTGTGGTGCGCCAACTTCATTATCGGGCTGATCTTTAATGATCAGAAGCTGGCTGTAGCAATTGTGCTCGGCCCTGTGCAATTTATCGGTGGGATCGCCATCGGTATCGGTCTTGGCATTCTTTTCTTCTACGTGGTGGAGCTCATCAAGCTGGAGGCGCACCGACTACCGAATGGCAAGTACACCCGTGCACACCTGAACAGCTGCATGGACTTTGCCTTCACCATCTTTCTCCTCGGGTGCTATGCGATGGTGTTCTTCGGTTACAAGATGAACCTCGCGGGAGGCGGCTGTGTCATGTGCGTCTTTTTCTCCGCCACCGTGGCGCACATGTGGTCACGGACACGCAGGATGGAGCATGAGGACCATAAAAAGTACGTGGCGACGTGGCTCGCCATGTCCTGGAACCAGGTGATGATGCCGGTACTGTTTGCCACAATGGGGGCCAAGATTGACGTCAAGGCCATCTTCAACAGCAGCTTCTTTCCTAGGGCAATCATCTGCATGGCGTGCAGCACGGTCGTGCGATTCATCGTGACCTTTGCGATTCAGATTGGAAGTGGCATGCCGTggaaagagaagctgctggtgtgcgtggggtACCTTGGCAAGGCTTCGGCGCAGGCCTCCGTAGGGCCCATCGCAGCGAACCTGGTTGCAAACATGATTGCAGCACTGCCTGAAGGTGAGAAGCACTCCCTCGACACGATGGCCGAGTACGCGAACAACGTGCAGCAAATCAGCGCGATGTACGTCATGTTCATGTCGGTTGTGGCGTCGTTCGGTCTCGTGCGAGGCGGTCAATTAGTCTTGAAGCGCGAGCAAACGCCagagaagcggaaggggTGCCGCGTGAGTGGAAGCTCCTCGAGTGGGGacgctgccacctctgctATGGCCGTAGCCGAGATGGTGCCCACCGTGGCGGAGACCGGCCAGCCCGCATATCCACTGccgacagcgcagcagcagaccaACACCAGCCGTCAGTGA
- the 3'TUTASE gene encoding RNA editing 3' terminal uridylyl transferase 1 (TriTrypDB/GeneDB-style sysID: LpmP.14.0930) yields MSKYSLLFHQSMADGAEASSSSSSSSGSSASTSNTNVSNSVTSDSTASSPSTVTPARRRLIHRRRDGIGAAEASSVAPPQPPRQEEQENLISDPVRRGSSSSISVSESNAPATAGSDYIASVASASALEVLSAPVASAPPSWQGTAAPESDGDVVVVDDIIQSQEGSSNDRASAVSGAATEHTLRIDGDSALNKGDPGALPPAASSLSVFQHTPPRLFTCDMCLHYVSTSYEALEQHALDQHSDALADYTRLRTVARKLVPVWGDVLKRKASVVQQWGVKIFAVAVQRDAGAEKMAEAHRARAQLELVVQHWHPRAKVFIFGSSVAFGVWDGISDIDFTVVDVEELEAGTWPPSEKNAVRSITELLRRAGFSFINLEPISHARVPIIKHHASLPIRLTDEQRHRLHEEARQSAAAVNSAAPELLASSSPSSAQQEAPAEKGHTQLEAELIIARSVRYSLNLPAGPPDSAILEASIRLAVGSAALQQVWWNRTRDMCCMTFDTTTSAVKASTCPLHFISAGMRARVQPLHEECRPELYGMDFDLSFRAFGIRNSHLLRRYLLSHPCARPGALVLKDWSKTSGVNNSVNGYLTSYAINIMWIYYLVHRGVIPYVCPARDIPASLRHNVDPDPQYAAMVDPAWTPEERAAMEAQAGELLLGFFYYYAFEFDWANHVVSLNRPGVTTKAALGWDVEDVAPVGGLVPHFGAAGSQHQHNLTGAEIHHSDIHGGGTPAASPTRSPAGRDGMIASNASMAARRSRATTRYSFCIEDPYEENLNLGRHMGVTKTLRVQTELYRGLLSLLKDDLQHCCVFAASANTSGNSGNADNSGVTVSGAPATAAATATNASGEPMELPVRVLYKLMALSTRELAMARRRHSAAVTTGVEFPGVPFSDLKDAFLAQAPTEWKLASQVWNRDQLLHRLGLKLHAREYVLPRREVGVRRLAAKAPPGVVLASTPEPTFTAATAEGRQASFSPEHAPSSSAEVKEMNRAFLGAVPTRRLPEDLLLAMTRGYSCLTPSWVAWTKPWAALSAWWTDRLRSPSTAPESEDSLVSGEPAHEGVDPSLPPGAPPHVSAVPGQAAGPIHQTRTQLRQHVVAEAASVATGRRALRMLFHR; encoded by the coding sequence ATGAGCAAGTACTCGTTGCTGTTCCACCAAAGCATGGCAGATGGAGCCGaggcctccagcagcagtagtagcagcagtggctcATCGGCGTCGACTAGTAACACGAATGTCAGCAACTCGGTTACCTCGGATTCGACTGCGTCATCTCCGTCCACGGTGACAccagcgcggcgccgtctAATCCACCGCCGTCGCGATGGTAttggcgcagcagaggcgtcatcggtggcgccgcctcAGCCGCCACGTCAGGAAGAGCAGGAGAACCTGATCAGCGACCCCGTACGTCGTGGaagtagcagcagcatctcAGTGAGCGAATCGAATGCGCCGGCCACGGCTGGCAGTGATTATATTGCGTCTGTGGCCTCGGCGAGCGCTTTGGAGGTGCTATCGGCACCAGTGGCATCGGCCCCTCCGTCTTGGCAGGGCACGGCTGCCCCCGAATCCGACGGtgacgtggtggtggtggatgaCATAATACAGAGCCaggaaggcagcagcaatgaTCGTGCGAGTGCAGTTAGTGGGGCAGCCACAGAGCACACTTTGAGGATCGATGGCGACTCGGCTCTCAACAAAGGTGACCCTGGCGCTCTGCCGCCTGCCGCCTCATCCTTGTCCGTGTTCCAACACACCCCACCGCGTCTCTTTACGTGTGACATGTGCCTGCACTACGTCTCCACCTCGTACGAGGCTcttgagcagcacgcgctcgACCAGCACAGCGATGCGTTGGCCGACTACACACGTTTGCGCACTGTTGCAAGAAAGTTGGTGCCCGTGTGGGGTGATGTTCTGAAGCGCAAGGCGTCCGTCGTTCAGCAGTGGGGCGTGAAGATCTTCGCCGTTGCCGTGCAGCGCGATGCCGGGGCAGAGAAAATGGCCGAAGCTCACCGGGCGAGGGCACAGTTGGAGTTGGTCGTACAGCACTGGCACCCGCGGGCGAAGGTGTTTATCTTTGGCAGCTCCGTCGCGTTTGGGGTGTGGGACGGTATCTCCGACATCGACTTCACCGTCGTTGACGTTGAGGAGTTGGAAGCGGGGACATGGCCGCCTTCAGAGAAGAACGCGGTGCGCAGCAtcacggagctgctgcgccgcgccggATTTTCTTTCATCAATCTCGAGCCGATCAGTCACGCACGAGTACCGATAATTAAGCATCACGCCTCGCTGCCGATTCGGCTAACCGATgaacagcggcaccgcctgCATGAAGAGGCGCGGCAGTCTGCGGCGGCTGTAAATTCGGCAGCACCAGAGCTACTTgcgtcgtcatcgccgtcgagtgcgcagcaggaggcgccAGCTGAGAAGGGCCACACACAGCTCGAGGCGGAGCTCATCATTGCGCGCAGCGTGCGTTACTCGCTCAACTTGCCGGCCGGACCGCCAGACAGCGCCATCCTGGAGGCGAGCATTCGGCTGGCTGTGGGATCGGCGGCTCTTCAGCAGGTGTGGTGGAACCGCACGCGCGATATGTGCTGCATGACGTTTGACACCACGACGAGCGCCGTCAAGGCCTCGACGTGCCCGCTTCACTTCATATCGGCTGGCATGCGAGCGCGAGTGCAGCCTCTGCACGAGGAGTGCCGGCCTGAGCTGTACGGCATGGATTTCGACCTCAGCTTCCGCGCCTTCGGCATTCGCAACTCACACTTACTGCGGCGCTACCTGCTGAGTCACCCGTGCGCGCGACCCGGTGCTCTGGTACTAAAGGATTGGTCGAAGACAAGCGGTGTCAATAACTCGGTCAACGGCTATCTGACGAGCTATGCCATCAACATCATGTGGATCTACTATCTTGTGCATCGTGGCGTTATCCCGTATGTGTGTCCGGCGCGTGATATCCCGGCGTCACTACGGCACAACGTTGACCCTGATCCACAGTACGCGGCCATGGTGGACCCGGCATGGACGCCGGAGGAGCGCGCCGCCATGGAGGCACAGGCGGGTGAGTTGTTACTCGGCTTCTTCTACTACTACGCTTTCGAGTTCGACTGGGCCAACCACGTCGTGTCGCTGAACCGTCCCGGAGTGACGACGAAGGCGGCGCTTGGCTGGGATGTCGAGGATGTGGCCCCGGTGGGTGGCCTTGTGCCCCACTTTGGTGCCGCTGGCTCGCAGCATCAGCACAACCTTACCGGTGCGGAGATCCACCATAGCGATATACACGGCGGTGGGACTCCAGCTGCCTCTCCGACGAGGTCACCAGCTGGGCGCGACGGGATGATAGCCAGCAATGCGAGCATGGCAGCCCGGCGCAGCCGAGCGACGACGCGCTACTCCTTCTGCATTGAAGACCCGTACGAGGAAAACCTCAACCTTGGCCGGCACATGGGCGTCACCAAGACGCTGCGCGTCCAGACAGAGCTCTATCGCGGTTTACTATCCTTGCTGAAAGATGATCTGCAACACTGTTGTGTGTTCGCGGCTAGCGCTAACACTTctggcaacagcggcaacgCCGACAACAGCGGTGTTACAGTTAGTGGTGCCcctgcgactgcagcggcgacagcaacCAATGCCTCTGGGGAACCCATGGAACTGCCGGTGCGCGTGCTGTACAAACTCATGGCACTCTCAACCCGCGAGCTCGCCATGGCACGCAGGCGACACTCAGCCGCGGTCACTACCGGCGTCGAGTTCCCCGGTGTTCCGTTCAGCGACCTCAAGGACGCCTTTCTGGCGCAGGCGCCGACTGAGTGGAAGCTCGCGAGCCAGGTGTGGAACAGGGATCAGTTGCTTCACCGACTCGGGCTGAAGCTGCACGCCAGAGAGTACGTGCTGCCTCGGCGGGAGGTTGGCGTGCGGCGCTTGGCGGCAAAGGCACCACCGGGAGTGGTACTGGCAAGCACACCGGAGCCAACCTTCACCGCCGCTACCGCGGAGGGCAGGCAAGCTTCGTTTTCACCCGAGCACGCCCCTAGCTCTAGTGCAGAGGTGAAAGAGATGAATCGGGCGTTTCTCGGAGCCGTACCCACGCGTCGCCTACCAGAGGACCTGCTACTGGCCATGACGAGAGGGTACTCTTGTCTGACCCCCAGCTGGGTTGCATGGACGAAGCCGTGGGCAGCCTTGTCGGCGTGGTGGACCGACCGCCTACGCAGCCCAAGCACGGCGCCAGAGAGCGAAGACTCACTGGTATCAGGCGAACCCGCACACGAAGGCGTCGACCCCTCTTTGCCTCCTGGTGCACCGCCCCACGTCTCTGCGGTGCCAGGACAAGCAGCAGGGCCGATACATCAGACGCGAACTCAACTGCGGCAGCACGTAGTGGCTGAGGCAGCTAGCGTCGCGACTGGTCGACGAGCGCTGCGTATGCTATTTCACCGATAG
- a CDS encoding hypothetical protein (TriTrypDB/GeneDB-style sysID: LpmP.14.0940) yields the protein MIREAHVPRVLVAVAGRPGGGKSTIAALLANAVREALSDQPNPMAPFQKVDINDAERNSDASSSCAGLGSDSGVVVCVMPMDGYHLYRRELLEMPNAQEAVRRRGAEWTFNPTKLHADLTAIRTPNERGLYDDVFVPSFDHGIGDPQERDICIPSSAGVIIVEGNYVLYRGTPEWAAVNDMFDVKLFLACNRDVCKERLCQRHMQAWSISRSEAMVRASGSDTINGDLVDKTASNADIVMHSINASESKL from the coding sequence ATGATTCGCGAGGCGCACGTGCCGCGCGTCCTCGTCGCAGTGGCGGGCCGCCCTGGCGGTGGCAAGTCGACCATCGCGGCGCTGTTGGCAAACGCTGTTCGAGAGGCGCTGAGCGACCAACCAAATCCCATGGCACCATTCCAGAAGGTGGACATCAAtgacgcagagagaaacagcgacgccagcagcagctgtgccggtttgggcagcgacagcggtgtTGTGGTGTGCGTAATGCCAATGGACGGCTACCACTTGTATCGCAGGGAACTGCTGGAGATGCCAAACGCGCAAGAGGCTGTGAGACGTCGCGGCGCGGAGTGGACGTTCAACCCAACTAAGCTGCACGCCGACCTCACCGCTATCAGGACACCGAACGAGCGCGGCCTCTACGACGACGTCTTTGTCCCGTCTTTTGACCACGGCATCGGTGACCCCCAGGAGCGCGACATCTGCATCCCCAGCTCCGCCGGCGTCATCATTGTGGAGGGCAACTACGTTCTCTATCGTGGAACCCCGGAGTGGGCTGCGGTGAACGACATGTTTGATGTGAAGCTCTTCCTGGCGTGCAACCGTGATGTGTGCAAGGAACGTCTCTGCCAGCGCCACATGCAGGCCTGGAGCATTTCTCGCAGcgaggcgatggtgcgcgcgagcggcagcgacaccatCAACGGCGACTTAGTAGACAAGACGGCGTCAAACGCAGACATCGTCATGCACTCTATCAATGCCTCTGAGAGCAAGCTCTAA